Proteins from a genomic interval of Anatilimnocola floriformis:
- a CDS encoding glucose-1-phosphate adenylyltransferase, protein MRNVISLVLGGGRGTRLYPLTKFRSKPAVPLAGKYRLIDIPLSNCINSGLNRMYVLTQFMSVSLHRHIRQTYRFDHFSGGFVELLAAQQTTNDENKDWYQGTADAVRKNLRYLQQPGIDYVLILSGDQLYRMDYREMIKTHQESRADVTIAGIPVDREAAKGFGVMRINDEGRVQGFLEKPQTHQEMDIVKMSPSWIDGRGIPSKGRDLIASMGIYLFNRDMLVDALEKTDYRDFGKEIFPAVVRSKRCMLHLFDGYWEDIGTIKAFYEANLSLAGTHPPFDLSAAVAPIYSRPRFLPPTLFDGATIKRSLIADGCQIGQGAVIENSVIGLRTIIGEGVTIRNSVIMGADMFDTDDQKKRHAAAGRPQLGIGDRSYIEGAIIDKNVQIGRGVRIVNEQGVEDRGEHEPCIIRDGIPCVVKDGVIPDNYRL, encoded by the coding sequence ATGCGCAACGTCATATCGCTCGTCCTCGGCGGCGGCCGGGGCACTCGTCTTTATCCGCTCACCAAGTTCCGCTCGAAGCCAGCCGTGCCGCTCGCGGGCAAATATCGGCTCATCGATATTCCGCTGTCGAACTGCATCAACAGCGGCTTGAACCGGATGTACGTTCTCACGCAGTTCATGTCGGTGAGCTTGCACCGCCACATTCGGCAGACGTACCGCTTCGACCATTTCAGCGGCGGGTTTGTCGAGCTCCTGGCTGCTCAACAAACGACCAATGACGAAAATAAAGACTGGTACCAAGGAACGGCTGACGCGGTGCGCAAAAATCTGCGCTACCTGCAACAGCCGGGCATCGACTACGTGCTGATTCTCTCTGGCGATCAGCTCTACCGGATGGATTATCGCGAGATGATCAAGACGCATCAGGAAAGCCGAGCCGATGTGACTATCGCGGGCATCCCGGTCGATCGCGAAGCCGCCAAGGGCTTTGGTGTGATGCGGATCAACGACGAAGGTCGCGTGCAGGGCTTTTTGGAAAAGCCGCAAACGCATCAGGAAATGGACATCGTGAAAATGTCGCCATCGTGGATCGATGGCCGCGGCATTCCTAGCAAGGGGCGCGACCTGATCGCGAGCATGGGCATCTATCTCTTCAATCGCGACATGCTCGTCGATGCGCTCGAGAAGACCGACTATCGCGACTTCGGCAAGGAAATCTTCCCTGCCGTCGTTCGCTCGAAGCGCTGCATGCTGCACCTCTTCGATGGCTACTGGGAAGACATCGGCACGATCAAGGCGTTCTACGAAGCCAACCTCAGCCTGGCCGGCACGCATCCTCCCTTTGATCTATCGGCTGCCGTCGCCCCGATTTATTCGCGGCCGCGCTTCCTGCCGCCGACGCTCTTTGATGGTGCGACGATCAAACGAAGCTTGATTGCCGACGGCTGCCAGATTGGTCAAGGCGCGGTGATTGAAAACAGCGTGATCGGGCTGCGGACGATCATCGGCGAGGGAGTGACGATTCGGAACAGCGTGATCATGGGCGCCGATATGTTCGACACCGACGATCAAAAGAAACGGCACGCTGCCGCCGGCCGACCGCAACTCGGCATCGGCGATCGCTCGTACATCGAAGGAGCGATCATCGATAAGAACGTCCAGATCGGCCGTGGCGTGCGAATCGTCAACGAACAAGGCGTCGAAGACCGCGGCGAACACGAACCCTGCATCATCCGCGACGGCATCCCCTGCGTCGTGAAAGATGGCGTGATTCCGGATAACTATCGACTGTAA